Proteins encoded by one window of Sardina pilchardus chromosome 7, fSarPil1.1, whole genome shotgun sequence:
- the cfap126 gene encoding protein Flattop has protein sequence MSSSFSANQYDGAYKSQKLQNWTVPKHFKERPSAADGHTTFITNDHGHLLPGMKAKNGSAWTSFVGTWDLPNRIPPTYINPTARSHEGQERLKNWNNRKGTKTATSPRMEVEAQNTGRASKAQEELMADQPVSHEQLSEPAPEHCASPTACGPPDCSRTPEPTSRPTSQQSPVPSQKSAGNSRPASQNSHCDGQPNPSNE, from the exons ATGTCGTCTAGCTTTTCTGCTAATCAG TACGACGGTGCCTACAAGTCGCAGAAATTGCAGAACTGGACTGTTCCAAAACACTTCAAAGAG AGACCCTCTGCAGCTGATGGACACACCACCTTTATAACCAACGACCATGGCCACCTTCTTCCAGGAATGAAAGCTAAG AATGGAAGTGCCTGGACTTCCTTTGTGGGCACATGGGATTTGCCCAACCGTATCCCTCCGACCTACATTAACCCCACTGCACGTTCACACGAGGGGCAGGAGCGTCTGAAGAACTGGAATAACCGTAAGGGCACCAAAACGGCCACCAGCCCACGGATGGAAGTAGAGGCCCAAAACACTGGCCGGGCCTCCAAAGCCCAGGAGGAG CTCATGGCTGACCAACCAGTGAGCCACGAACAATTGTCAGAACCAGCTCCAGAACACTGCGCCTCCCCCACTGCTTGTGGCCCGCCGGACTGTTCGAGGACTCCAGAACCCACCTCCAGGCCCACCTCCCAGCAAAGCCCAgtgccttcccagaagagtgcTGGCAATAGCAGACCAGCTTCTCAGAACAGCCATTGCGATGGTCAGCCAAATCCATCCAATGAGTGA
- the ccnq gene encoding cyclin-Q, with the protein MEVARTSQGGSHVADTAKSGVSQEIKTHFRVCRFIIETGVKLGMRSMPVATACTLYHRFFRTASLEVYEPYLVAMSAIYLAGKVEEQHLRTRDIINVCYRFFHPGSEPMELDGKFWELRDSVVQCELLILRQLNFVVSFQHPHKYLLHYLVSVRNLLNRHAWSRTPIAETAWALLKDSYHGSVCVRHPPQHLALSVLYLTIQSYGVEMPSGELEWWQALCDDISRGEIEDIMSELLQLYDMEAKCM; encoded by the exons ATGGAAGTTGCAAGGACCTCGCAAGGAGGGAGTCATGTCGCAGATACTGCAAAAAGTGGTGTCAGTCAAGAAATCAAAACACATTTTCGAGTCTGCCGCTTCATCATTGAAACTG GTGTCAAGCTGGGCATGCGGTCTATGCCAGTGGCCACAGCATGCACTCTGTACCACAGGTTCTTTCGGACAGCCAGTCTAGAGGTCTACGAGCCATACCTGGTTGCCATGTCCGCCATTTACCTAGCAG gTAAAGTCGAAGAACAACATCTAAGAACACGGGACATCATCAATGTCTGCTACAG ATTCTTCCATCCTGGTAGTGAGCCCATGGAACTGGACGGGAAGTTCTGGGAGCTGAGGGACAGTGTGGTCCAGTGTGAGCTTCTGATCCTGCGACAGCTGAACTTTGTGGTGTCATTTCAGCATCCTCACAAG TATCTGCTGCATTACCTCGTCTCTGTGAGAAATCTCCTAAATCGCCACGCCTGGTCTCGTACGCCCATAGCTGAAACGGCCTGGGCTCTGCTCAAAGACAGTTACCacggctcagtgtgtgtgcggcacCCACCCCAACACCttgccctctctgtcctctactTGACCATCCAGAGCTATGGAGTGGAGATGCCCTCAGGAGAACTGGAGTGGTGGCAG GCCCTGTGTGACGACATCAGTCGGGGAGAAATTGAGGACATCATGTCAGAGCTCCTGCAGCTGTACGACATGGAGGCCAAGTGCATGTGA